One part of the Vitis riparia cultivar Riparia Gloire de Montpellier isolate 1030 chromosome 15, EGFV_Vit.rip_1.0, whole genome shotgun sequence genome encodes these proteins:
- the LOC117931724 gene encoding uncharacterized protein LOC117931724 isoform X2, with protein sequence MTRKSWFRYFQYDEGKESPADARNVLLIVAGLIAAVTFQAGVTPPGGVWQDDKDGHRPGRAIYSYQTKEFYVFLISNTDELVKFRYILFAAAAPFIIRFLLQVWARLTMEEQPYEKHIVFPDNRSGENELNRV encoded by the exons ATGACTAGGAAGAGCTGGTTCAGGTACTTCCAGTATGATGAAGGGAAGGAGTCCCCGGCGGATGCGCGCAACGTTCTGTTAATTGTGGCGGGGCTGATCGCGGCCGTCACCTTTCAGGCGGGTGTCACCCCTCCTGGAGGAGTATGGCAGGATGATAAAGATGGGCATAGGCCAGGAAGGGCGATATATTCTtatcaaacaaaagaattctatGTTTTCTTGATCTCAAACACG GATGAATTGGTCAAGTTTCGATACATCTTGTTTGCTGCCGCTGCACCTTTCATAATAAGATTCCTACTGCAGGTGTGGGCCAGGTTGACAATGGAG GAGCAACCATATGAAAAACACATTGTCTTTCCGGATAATCGCAGCGGCGAGAATGAATTAAACAGAGTTTAG
- the LOC117931724 gene encoding uncharacterized protein LOC117931724 isoform X1 — MTRKSWFRYFQYDEGKESPADARNVLLIVAGLIAAVTFQAGVTPPGGVWQDDKDGHRPGRAIYSYQTKEFYVFLISNTVAFSTSILLVISLTHKFPFHFEVILATTSMVVTYASSVFAVTQDELVKFRYILFAAAAPFIIRFLLQVWARLTMEEQPYEKHIVFPDNRSGENELNRV, encoded by the exons ATGACTAGGAAGAGCTGGTTCAGGTACTTCCAGTATGATGAAGGGAAGGAGTCCCCGGCGGATGCGCGCAACGTTCTGTTAATTGTGGCGGGGCTGATCGCGGCCGTCACCTTTCAGGCGGGTGTCACCCCTCCTGGAGGAGTATGGCAGGATGATAAAGATGGGCATAGGCCAGGAAGGGCGATATATTCTtatcaaacaaaagaattctatGTTTTCTTGATCTCAAACACGGTGGCTTTCTCCACGTCCATTCTTCTTGTTATATCTCTAACACATAAATTTCCTTTCCACTTTGAAGTAATTCTTGCCACAACCTCAATGGTTGTGACTTATGCTTCTTCTGTATTCGCCGTTACCCAGGATGAATTGGTCAAGTTTCGATACATCTTGTTTGCTGCCGCTGCACCTTTCATAATAAGATTCCTACTGCAGGTGTGGGCCAGGTTGACAATGGAG GAGCAACCATATGAAAAACACATTGTCTTTCCGGATAATCGCAGCGGCGAGAATGAATTAAACAGAGTTTAG